The Flavobacterium commune genome contains a region encoding:
- a CDS encoding phage holin family protein → MKLIIRVLTTSILVLIISHFMTGVHVASFTTALFVAVVLGLLNIFIKPILVLFTLPITFFTLGLFLLVINGLIIILCDNIVGGFDVDNFFTALLFSIILSVSQSIVNLFVGDK, encoded by the coding sequence ATGAAATTAATTATTAGAGTTCTGACTACTTCAATCTTGGTATTGATAATCTCTCATTTTATGACCGGGGTTCATGTGGCAAGTTTTACAACAGCACTTTTTGTTGCGGTTGTTTTAGGTTTGCTTAACATTTTTATTAAGCCTATTTTGGTTTTGTTTACGTTGCCTATTACTTTTTTTACGTTAGGATTGTTTTTATTAGTCATCAATGGTTTGATAATTATTCTCTGTGATAATATTGTAGGCGGTTTTGATGTCGATAATTTTTTTACAGCCTTACTTTTTAGTATCATATTGTCTGTTTCGCAATCTATTGTGAATCTTTTTGTGGGAGATAAGTAA
- a CDS encoding heavy-metal-associated domain-containing protein — MKSLKKIMIAAVVLLSISVSAQVKNKKTETVKISGNCEMCKKKIETAGSLKKVAVVEWDVNSKMATLTYDSTKTNSDEILSRIAKAGYDSEKFSATEEQYKKLHTCCQYDRKPTGRTTEREEHKH; from the coding sequence ATGAAATCATTAAAAAAAATAATGATAGCAGCTGTAGTGTTGCTATCAATAAGTGTTAGTGCACAAGTTAAAAATAAAAAAACAGAAACTGTAAAAATATCCGGTAACTGTGAAATGTGCAAAAAGAAAATTGAAACAGCTGGAAGTCTTAAAAAAGTAGCAGTTGTAGAATGGGATGTCAATTCTAAAATGGCAACGCTGACTTATGATTCTACTAAAACAAATTCAGATGAAATTTTGAGCCGAATTGCTAAAGCCGGTTATGATAGTGAGAAGTTTTCGGCTACTGAAGAGCAGTATAAAAAATTGCACACTTGCTGTCAATACGATAGAAAGCCAACAGGAAGAACTACTGAAAGAGAAGAACACAAACACTAG
- a CDS encoding heavy-metal-associated domain-containing protein, with product MMKKDNIKKLLLVFVMLFSVMNSFSQISKAEIIATGLTCSMCSNAINKQLKAMPEVEKVIIDLNANTFMISLKKNSGITPQALRMSVEKAGFFVGSMVLTLDVDTIQIKDNASFKNESGTYVFVEAKEKITNGTLRLKVLNSGYVTKKEYKQSAKMLSKYLTDGTEEETYFVKII from the coding sequence ATGATGAAAAAAGATAATATAAAAAAGCTATTACTTGTGTTTGTAATGCTGTTTAGTGTTATGAATTCATTTTCCCAAATTTCGAAAGCCGAAATTATTGCTACAGGTTTAACCTGTTCAATGTGTTCTAATGCAATTAATAAACAACTTAAGGCAATGCCCGAAGTAGAAAAAGTAATTATCGATTTGAATGCCAATACTTTTATGATTTCTTTGAAAAAAAATAGTGGGATTACACCGCAGGCATTAAGGATGAGTGTTGAAAAAGCGGGATTTTTTGTGGGTTCAATGGTTTTAACACTGGATGTTGATACCATACAAATAAAAGATAATGCAAGCTTTAAAAATGAAAGTGGGACTTATGTTTTTGTAGAAGCCAAAGAAAAAATAACTAATGGAACACTTAGGCTAAAAGTATTAAACAGCGGCTATGTAACTAAAAAAGAGTACAAACAATCGGCTAAAATGTTGTCGAAATATTTGACTGATGGGACTGAGGAAGAAACGTATTTTGTAAAAATAATTTAA
- a CDS encoding DUF3347 domain-containing protein, with protein MRKIILSSMVLTMLLMACNQKKQEEQTEKTEVETAKEQETEAVEEITTVSDAVKASVSTEAIINGYLKIKNALASDNSAEAAKVAADFSKAVEATKTDKIAAELKDKYSKTTEEAKKQAALIVSNSGKIDQQRLCFAVLSKNITSLIATFGSKQKLYQDYCPMYDEGKSGYWISEFKVIKNPYYGSEMLECGGMIKEIK; from the coding sequence ATGAGAAAAATAATTCTTTCATCGATGGTTTTGACCATGTTGTTGATGGCTTGTAATCAAAAAAAGCAAGAGGAGCAAACAGAAAAAACAGAAGTAGAAACAGCAAAAGAACAGGAAACTGAAGCTGTTGAAGAAATTACGACAGTTAGTGATGCCGTGAAAGCATCTGTTTCTACTGAGGCAATCATTAATGGTTATTTGAAAATTAAAAATGCTTTGGCTAGTGACAATTCAGCCGAAGCAGCTAAAGTAGCAGCAGATTTTTCTAAAGCAGTTGAAGCTACTAAAACCGATAAAATAGCAGCGGAATTAAAAGATAAGTATTCTAAAACTACTGAGGAAGCCAAAAAACAAGCGGCTTTAATTGTTTCGAATTCAGGAAAAATAGACCAGCAAAGATTGTGTTTTGCTGTTTTAAGCAAAAATATAACGAGTCTGATTGCTACTTTTGGAAGTAAACAGAAATTATATCAGGATTATTGTCCGATGTACGATGAGGGGAAAAGCGGCTATTGGATAAGCGAATTCAAAGTAATCAAGAATCCGTATTATGGTTCCGAAATGCTCGAATGTGGAGGAATGATTAAAGAAATTAAATAG
- a CDS encoding MOSC domain-containing protein, producing MLQLSEIWIYPVKSLGGIALKEARVTVRGLENDRRWLLVDKNGLFLTQREHPELALFQPEIDAEFLKISHKGKQSEALKVSVAMDYLEQKSKVKVQIWEDEVAVYEVSTEANIWFSERLGFEAQLVYMPEESHRKVDPDYAVSADNETAFSDGFPFLLIGQSSLDDLNSRLKNPVPIRCFRPNFVFSGGKAYQEETWREFTIGNLPFYGVKPCSRCIMTTVNPELGAFAGKEPLYTLSKYKKVGNKVLFGQNIITQQQGNVAVGDLVTVQKSI from the coding sequence ATGTTGCAACTTTCAGAAATCTGGATTTATCCTGTAAAATCATTGGGCGGAATTGCCTTAAAAGAAGCTAGAGTTACTGTTCGTGGTTTGGAGAATGACCGTCGTTGGTTGCTGGTGGATAAAAACGGATTGTTTCTAACCCAAAGGGAACATCCTGAATTGGCTCTTTTTCAGCCTGAAATTGATGCTGAATTTTTGAAAATTAGCCATAAAGGAAAGCAATCCGAAGCCTTAAAAGTTAGTGTAGCTATGGATTATTTGGAGCAAAAAAGCAAAGTTAAAGTCCAAATTTGGGAGGATGAAGTAGCAGTCTATGAAGTGAGTACTGAAGCTAATATTTGGTTTTCTGAACGATTGGGTTTTGAGGCTCAATTGGTGTATATGCCTGAGGAAAGTCACCGAAAAGTAGATCCTGATTATGCAGTGAGTGCCGATAATGAAACGGCTTTTTCAGATGGATTTCCGTTTTTATTGATTGGGCAGTCTTCCTTGGACGATTTGAATTCGAGATTAAAAAATCCTGTTCCCATTCGTTGTTTCCGGCCTAATTTTGTTTTTAGCGGTGGCAAAGCTTATCAAGAGGAAACATGGAGGGAATTTACAATTGGCAATCTTCCATTTTATGGTGTAAAACCCTGTAGTCGCTGTATTATGACTACGGTTAATCCTGAATTAGGTGCTTTTGCAGGCAAAGAGCCTTTATATACTTTGTCGAAATACAAGAAAGTAGGGAATAAGGTGTTGTTTGGTCAAAATATAATTACGCAACAACAAGGAAATGTTGCTGTGGGGGATTTAGTGACGGTTCAAAAAAGCATTTAA
- a CDS encoding lysozyme inhibitor LprI family protein, translated as MNKIILSLLLTFSINCFSQTQAEINQKAYDIYDKADKNLNTVYQQILIKYKSDKLFVENLKKSQRIWITFRDAEMDMKYPNYPNYYYGSIQPTCRAIYLTELTESRIKNLTIWLNGIEEGDVCSGSVKTN; from the coding sequence ATGAACAAAATCATCCTATCACTCTTGCTTACTTTTAGCATCAATTGTTTTTCCCAAACGCAGGCTGAAATAAATCAAAAAGCCTATGATATTTACGATAAAGCAGACAAAAACCTAAACACAGTCTATCAACAAATTTTAATCAAATACAAGTCAGACAAACTGTTTGTGGAGAATTTAAAAAAATCACAACGCATTTGGATCACTTTTCGAGATGCCGAGATGGATATGAAATACCCCAACTATCCGAACTACTATTACGGGAGCATTCAGCCTACTTGTAGAGCAATCTATTTAACTGAATTGACTGAAAGCCGAATAAAAAATCTAACAATCTGGCTCAACGGAATAGAAGAAGGAGACGTCTGCTCAGGTTCTGTAAAAACGAATTAA